The following are from one region of the Thermoproteus uzoniensis 768-20 genome:
- a CDS encoding succinate dehydrogenase/fumarate reductase flavoprotein subunit, with protein MEYIYCDVIIIGSGLAGLRAAATAAEAGRGLKICVVTKVSGPRSHSIAAEGGMAGVLYPEATGDSYELHAYDTVKGGDFLVDQDAAVLLAEEAPREILYLEKIGVPWTRAPDGRIAQRLFGGMSRPRTAFAKDKTGFYIMSALYRHVRELPVELYEEHLATRLVVKRRRFLGVIALDLRRGELKLFRGRAGVVATGGGGRMFKLTTMGYANTGEMWGLALRAGLALKDMEFVQWHPTALVPSGILISEAARAEGGYLVNRLGERFMKRYAPQKMELAPRDIVSRAIVSECEAGRGFVHEESGMCYVGLDLRHVDRERLKERLPLLLEVVKTYAGIDPSEDLIPVAPAVHYFMGGIHTDTYGRVLASDGSWVRGLWAAGEAAAVSVHGANRLGSNSLSECSVWGRLTGEAAAKYAMEAPQDPAPDAEIKLIYEEEERRIFDKLLHRETGGISLGQVKAAIQNALHRGAGVFRHGSELERAISELTKASAQIGQINVHDVGRVYNMELKELVELDGMALAAHVVLLGAYFRRESRGAHYRLDYPARDDAKWLVHTVAYKYGEGIVVRWEPVRITRWPPEVRAY; from the coding sequence CGGCCGAGGGGGGCATGGCCGGCGTCCTCTACCCCGAGGCGACGGGGGACAGCTACGAGCTACACGCCTACGACACAGTCAAGGGAGGCGACTTCTTGGTGGACCAAGACGCCGCCGTCTTGTTGGCCGAGGAGGCGCCGAGGGAGATACTCTACCTCGAGAAAATCGGCGTGCCGTGGACCCGCGCCCCCGACGGGAGGATAGCCCAGAGGCTTTTCGGGGGTATGTCGAGGCCCAGAACCGCCTTTGCGAAGGACAAGACGGGTTTCTACATTATGTCCGCGCTGTATAGGCACGTGAGGGAGCTCCCCGTGGAGCTCTACGAGGAGCATCTGGCAACTAGGCTCGTTGTTAAGCGGAGGAGGTTCCTCGGAGTCATCGCGCTGGACCTGAGGAGGGGCGAGCTCAAGCTCTTCAGGGGGAGGGCGGGGGTCGTGGCGACGGGGGGAGGCGGGAGGATGTTCAAGCTGACCACCATGGGCTACGCCAACACCGGCGAGATGTGGGGCCTCGCCCTCAGGGCGGGGCTTGCCCTTAAGGATATGGAGTTCGTGCAGTGGCACCCGACGGCGCTTGTGCCGAGCGGCATATTGATAAGCGAGGCGGCGAGGGCGGAGGGCGGATACCTAGTGAACAGGCTGGGGGAGCGTTTCATGAAACGCTACGCCCCCCAGAAGATGGAGCTGGCGCCCCGCGACATAGTGTCGAGGGCTATAGTGTCGGAGTGCGAGGCCGGCAGAGGGTTCGTCCACGAGGAGAGCGGCATGTGCTACGTGGGTCTGGATCTGCGGCATGTGGACAGAGAACGCCTCAAGGAGAGGCTCCCCCTGCTCCTAGAGGTCGTGAAGACCTACGCCGGCATAGACCCATCCGAGGACCTAATACCCGTGGCGCCGGCAGTCCACTACTTCATGGGCGGGATCCACACTGACACGTACGGCCGTGTTCTTGCTTCTGACGGTTCTTGGGTTAGAGGGTTATGGGCTGCTGGCGAGGCCGCGGCTGTGAGCGTCCACGGCGCAAATAGGCTCGGCTCCAACTCCCTAAGCGAATGCTCCGTATGGGGAAGACTAACAGGAGAAGCCGCCGCGAAATACGCCATGGAGGCGCCGCAAGACCCCGCCCCCGACGCCGAGATCAAGCTGATATACGAAGAGGAGGAGAGGAGGATATTCGACAAGTTGCTCCATAGGGAGACCGGCGGGATCTCGTTGGGGCAGGTCAAGGCCGCGATACAGAACGCCCTACATCGGGGGGCCGGCGTCTTCAGACACGGCTCGGAGCTGGAGAGGGCCATCTCGGAGCTGACAAAGGCCTCGGCCCAGATAGGCCAGATAAACGTCCACGACGTCGGGAGGGTCTACAACATGGAGTTGAAGGAGCTCGTGGAGCTCGACGGCATGGCGCTCGCCGCCCACGTGGTGCTCCTCGGCGCGTATTTCAGAAGGGAGTCGCGGGGGGCGCACTACAGGCTGGACTACCCCGCCCGCGACGACGCCAAGTGGCTCGTCCACACCGTGGCCTATAAATACGGCGAGGGGATCGTCGTGAGGTGGGAGCCCGTGAGGATAACCAGATGGCCGCCCGAGGTGAGGGCCTACTGA
- a CDS encoding 2Fe-2S iron-sulfur cluster-binding protein, producing the protein MIVTLRVRRTRGGERYIQIYRVDVDDLRTTVLDLLIKVKDNLDGSLAFRYACRMGLCGACTVKINGRPRLACATKIADVGTDITVEPVADKVVKDLVVDGQ; encoded by the coding sequence GTGATCGTCACGTTGCGGGTGAGGAGGACGCGGGGCGGCGAACGATATATACAAATATATAGGGTAGATGTAGACGACTTGAGGACGACGGTCCTAGACCTATTGATAAAGGTAAAGGATAATTTAGATGGATCCCTCGCGTTCAGATACGCGTGCAGGATGGGCTTGTGCGGCGCCTGCACCGTGAAGATAAACGGAAGGCCTAGGCTCGCGTGCGCCACGAAGATCGCCGACGTGGGCACCGACATCACGGTAGAGCCCGTGGCGGACAAAGTCGTGAAGGACCTAGTCGTCGACGGTCAGTAG